The region ACCATCATTGAGGCACCCAGCTCTACCAAGAACAAAGAGCAGCAACGCGATCCGGAGATGCATCAGACCAAGAAAGGCAATCAGTGGCACTTTGGCATGAAGGCCCACATTGGTGTCGATGCCAAGAGTGGCCTGACCCACAGCCTAGTCACCACCGCGGCCAACGAGCATGACCTCAATCAGCTGGGTAATCTGCTTCATGGAGAGGAGCAATTTGTCTCAGCCGATGCCGGCTACCAAGGAGCGCCACAGCGCGAGGAGCTGGCCGAGGTGGATGTGGACTGGCTGATCGCCGAGCGTCCCGGCAAGGTAAAAACCTTGAAGCAGCATCCGCGCAAGAACAAAACGGCCATCAACATCGAATACATGAAAGCCAGCATCCGTGCCAGGGTGGAGCACCCGTTTCGCATCATCAAGCGGCAGTTCGGCTTCGTGAAAGCCAGATACAAAGGGCTGCTGAAAAACGATAACCAACTGGCGATGTTATTCACCCTGGCCAACCTGTTTCGGGTGGACCAAATGATACGTCAGTGGGAGAGATCTCAGTAAAAACCGGAAATAACGCCAGAAATGGTGGAAAAAATAGCCTAAATAGGCTGATTCGATGTGTTTGCGGGAAAAAAATCGGCCCAGATCCGCGAAATTTTAATCAGCGAGTCAGCTTGGGAAGAAATGACCTGCTTATTCGCACCTTCCCTAGCATGATGATTTCTAATGTATTCCAGAAAATCATTTTCCCAAGACATCATTCGAATTGTTTTTGGATGTGGAGCCCTTATTGTAAATGCTGGCAATAATGGATGATTCAATTTTGCAAAGTGCGACACTGGGAGCTCATCGATATCCTTAAACACCAGGCCACTAAATAAATCGGATAATCTGCTATCATATTTTCGATTTGTGAACAGAATACAAACATCCGGTGAGAGCACTTCAATTTCTTCTTTTAAGATAAAATCGAAATTCTTGATAGACGCTTCAATCGCAGTACCATCGGGTGATCCCTCATCACAGTCAAAGCGATTAATGTTTGACCAGGCTATTGCATAAGGTTTTATATCTAAAGCCCTCTCTAATTTCCGGGTTACATTCCAAAAGGGAGAACTGACATATGAAGAACCAAAATTAAACGCTTCATATGTATCAAGTTGATCCTGTAAGGTTAAGGAGTTGCACCAACCATGAGTTTCCTGCCCAATAATCATCAACTTCGTTTTTTGTTTGCTATATTCACTAACGTTTACGCACAAAGGCCCACATAAATTTAACGATTCATTTTCATTATAGAAGGCCTTTTGCATATCCATATTAGCCAAATATAATTTACGCAACATTTCATTCATAAATTAGACTCCGTATATTTATATACATATTTATGTAGTCACCCGTACTTCGCTCATAGCAAAATTCCACCTCATGGGCCTACGCACTCAGTGCCAGAAAGGTCAACCACAAATCACTCATTACTCTTTATTGGATAAGTCAGTTTTTCGCTATCAGGTACAGCTAGCGTTTGAACAGATACGCTCAGTTTAACCTTAAGAGATTTCTCTACCCTGTTTTACCAGATGCTTAATGGTCGCATAATCATAATATCCAGCAGCGACTTGTTTGGCATATTCGATGCGTTGTAAAGCAACGGCCTTTTCATACATTGCACTTTTGACTGAAATTGCTAAAAAATGATCCATTTCTGCCAATTCGTCTTGCGTTCGGTCTACAGTACACAGATATCGCCGCTCGTGATGCGCAATCGCGCCGATAAGAAATGCAGCACGATCTGCAATATTATGTATGGGTTTGTCACCCAGTAGACTGTTACATTGTGGGCACGCAGGTACAGTGTGGCTACGGTCGTAATGTCGCACACCGCCTCGCCATGCAACAGAAACGACATGGTCACGAACGATACCAGAACGATAGTCACCGCAATAAATACAACGTGGTCGCTCTGAATCATGTTGGTTAATATTTAATGCCGCGTTAGCGGTGAACTCCTCGCGAACATAGGGTACAGGTTTTTTGCGCTTAGCCCGACATGCAATTACAGCTTTAATTGCCTCGTCCGATACCGTCTCATCTTCTATATTTTTTGTTTTTTTAATAGGGAGTGTTTTAACTTTACTCAAAGCAGCAGTAGCAAGCGAGCTAACCGCAGGAGTGGTTTTTTTTACATAAACAGGTGTATCAACTAATGATTCAGATAAACTAACTAAATTTACCTTCTTAGCATTGTCCATTTGAGAGCAGTTATTCTGATTATGTTTAACCTTAGATTTAGGCTTAACAATATAGACATAGCCGCTTGAAATTTTATTCACAATACACGTGAATTCATTTTCATTATAACGCCTGCGAAAGCTCTCCAGAGCCTGTTCTATCGTGTTGTATGCCACGCGATACACCTTTTCCCGCTGGATCACCAGAGATCATGATGATATTAATCATGAGACGATACTACATTTACCGTGTATTTATGTCTATCCGGCCTAACAAAGTTCGTAGTATATTGAATGTATTCTTTGTTATCAGGTGTTGGGTATGTCTTATTCCATCGGTGAATTTGCGAATCTTTGTGGGATCACCGCAACGACGCTACGCGCCTGGCAACGCCGTTATGGGCTTCTCAAGCCACAGCGTACGGATGGCGGACACCGGCAATACAGTGATGACGATATCCAGCAGGCGCTTAAAATCCTCGACTGGGTCAAAAAAGGCGTTCCGATAAGTCAGGTCAAACCGCTGCTGGCCCGCCCTGATGCTCAGCGAATGAATAACTGGCTCACCTTACAAGAGAGCATGCTGCAGCGCCTGAAAGAGGGGAAAATTGAACCCTTGCGCCAGCTTATTTATGACGCAGGTCGCGAGTATCCTCGCCCCGAGTTGGTTAGCGAAGTGCTCCGCCCATTGCGGGTTAAAGTCTCTGCCAACGTTCCCGTTATGATGACGCTGCGTGAAATCCTCGACGGTATTATTATCTCCTACACGTCGTTTTGTCTGGAGGGGGATAAGCGTGCTCCGGGCGATAACTACCTGATTACTGGCTGGCATCTGACCGACCCGTGTGAGATCTGGCTTGAGGCGCTTTGTCGCACTGGACAGGGACATCGCATTGATGTGCTTCCCATGCCACCGGCAACCCTGGCGCCCGACATTTTCCCCGAGCATAAGTGGCTGCTGGTGACCTCCAGCAAGCTCACCGAGGTTCGCAAAAAACAGATAGACCTCTGGCAGCAACAGGTCAGATCCCTCGATGTGATCTCGCTTTAATCCCCCGTCATTCCCCTTCCCCAGAATGTTAACTGGCCACTGTTTTTGTGGCTTTAGACATCATACCGCTCTAAAACCGTCAATTTAACTTGTCAGATTTTAATGAGTTAAAAAACACCCCACCTAAACTTGGACAAGCTTAATTTTTTGTCTAAGTTTAAAGTATGTCACTACGTCGCGAGATTCGCATAAGTGGAGGAGTTACGCGCTCGCAGCCCCCCATTTATGTATGACGATGGAGAGAGACAGCAGCAGTACCTTGCTGCCGTATTTTGATGAAGGGATGTTCCTGCAGGGCAACGATCATCTGTTCAGTAAAACTGAGTTGAAGCACAGTAGCGAGGAAGATGCCATGAATATGCAACCATTCATAGGGATCAGCGGCTGTTTAACGGGGTCTGCGGTCCGCTTTGACGGCGGGCACAAACGCGCCGCATTTGTGATGGACAGGCTGGGTAGATGGGTTTCGTTCAGGCCCATCTGCCCGGAGATGGCGATGGGTCTGCCGGTCCCCCGACCGGCGCTGCGGCTGGTACAAACCACCGCCGGGGATATTCACATGCGCTTTAGCCACGCGCCTCACGAAGACGTGACCGGTAAAATGGCCGACTTTTGCGAGGGGTATCTGAGCGGGTTGGGCGAACTGTCTGGTTTTATCGTCTGCGCCAAATCCCCCAGTTGCGGTATGGAACGCGTGCGCTTATATGACGAGAAAGGCAATCCCGGGCGCAAAGAGGGTGTGGGCGTTTTTACCGCCGCGCTGATGGAGAAATATCCGTGGCTGCCGGTGGAAGAAGACGGTCGCCTGCACGATCCGGTACTGCGCGAAAACTTTGTCGAACGGGTTTTCGCATTGCATGAACTCAATACTCTACGCAAAAATGGCCTGACGCGGCGAGTGATGCTGGATTTTCATAGCCGCTACAAACTGCAACTGCTGGCACATCATCAGGCAGGATACCGGGAAATTGGGCCGTTTGTCGCATCGCTGCATGAGTGGGAGGATCTGGAGGCTTTCTTTGATCTCTACCGCGATAAATTAATGGCGATCCTGAAGAAACCTGCCTTGCGTAAAAACCACACTAACGTGCTGATGCACATCCAGGGGTACTTCCGTAAGCAGTTAACGACGCGCCAGCGCGGAGAGTTGCGTGAGACGATCCTCAACTATCACGCAGGGCTGCTACCCATACTGGCTCCAATGACACTGCTGAAACATTACCTGGCAGAATATCCGGATGGCTATCTGTCGATGCAGAATTACTTTGACCCCTACCCGCCAGGTTTAGCGTTGCGACTTGCCGTCAATTGATGATACTTGATACCAAGAGCCGGGGCGGAATGATGAGTAATGCAGAGCTCGATGGTTTGATTTCCGCTTCTCGCTCTTGGTGGGCCTGAGGAGCAGCTGGTTGGTCCGCTCCGTGCCAGGAGCTGACCCTAGCGATCAAACTCTCGATGGATGTATTTAAAATATATGGTAATTGATTATTATTTTTTACCACGTCATAATGAGGATATATTGATAAAAAATTAAGATGGTAAATATGGCTGGCGAAACGAATGGATACGTATACATATTGGAAGTTTCTGATATTGACTTACCTGTATGTAAAATTGGAATGACGACCAGAGATCCAACCTCTCGATGTGATGAGATAAATAAAAGCTCTACAGGTGATTTTATTTGGGCTGTTTCTCACTCTATTTTTGTTAGTGATTGTAAAAAATTAGAAAGATTAATTCACCAAAAGTTAAGTCCCTTGCGGCAAAAAAGAAGAGAGTTTTTTAATTTACGCGCAGATGATGCATACAAAGCAGTAATGTCAATTTTTGAATCTCAGGATGAGATACAAATAATGATCGAGTCGAAATCGAAATCCTTATCAATAATTAACCCAGACCATAAAGTTAAAAAGAATCAAAGTTATCTGTCCAGACATTCTTCTGCTGAGTATGCAGAGATATTACAGTCTTTTTGCGAAGTCCTGGGTGTGAAAGGAAGGGCTTTTGGCCAGCTCAATAAACCATTTTTTGGCATGAGCGATGGAAATGAAGGCGTTCAATGGAATATTTCTGTGTGTACGCAAAATAATAAAATCCGTATGGGTGTTAATCTTGAAGGTAAAAAATACAAAGATTGGCCTATAGCTAAGCTTATTAAATCGGAGTTGGCAGCCCCTGGGTTGCTAAGTGTTATGCAAGAATCAGATTCTGAAGACGAAATTATTATGGCTTTTTATCGGGATGCCTGGCAGGTGACATCTAGACCTGAAATTAGAGAGAAATATATAGGTGGCAGGGAATTCAACCTCAATGAACTGACTCATGGGGAATGGAAGCGTATTTTAAATGAAGCTTTAAATTGCTTAGATAAAGAACGTGATTATAAACGGAGAAATATGCAGGATGTTACGATAGTAAATAAAAATGGTAGTGTTCTTGTCCGTACCATGCCAGTTTCCCCTCATTTAACAATATGGTCTCCATTAATAATTGACGATAATATTGATAGTTCAATCCGAAATAAATTTAATCAATTGATTCATATTCATCGTTGGATGATGCAGTTAAGTTGAAAAATTAAATTTGTTATGTCCGCTCTTCGCTCACAGCGGATCTTCAGCTCTGTTAGCTTGTCCGCTCGGTGCCAGGAGCGGACTAGTGATCGCTAGGCTTGAATCCATTCGTATTAGCGCCAAGTGGATAATAAATGGTGAAATCCATTAGTCATTACTTTATCATAAGCTCGTTATCGTTATATAAAGATTTTAGTATTCGTAATTCTTTTCTTTGTTTTAGATGATGAAAATTACATGATATGATGTGAAGAAGTATAGAGGGATTAATCATCATGAAAAAAATAATATATACTTTTTCTTTGGCTGTGGCTTTATTATTGGCGTTAAGATGTGCCGCCTATATTGATTTTTCTGAAAAAGACATGATCAAGTCAATCATTCCTGCTTGGATTCAAGCCATCGGTAGCATTTTAGCAATTATTATTGCCGGTATGATCTCGGCCAATCAAATTAAACATGAGAAACAGCTTGAAAAGAGAAAGGTAGCAGAGTCAGATTTGGCTAAAATGCATATAGTAAGAGCGCTGATAATACGTTCGTTAACTTTAATGAATGAGGTTCGTCAGGCAATTGAGCGTGGCGAAGAAAGCGACTTTCAGCAAGTGTCTCCTTGGACTATGCGTAATACAAAACGTGCAATTGATAATTTAAATTTATTTGAAATACCAGAGGGGATGTTAGCTCTCGATCTGTTGGCTATAGGTCCATCTCTCGAGGAAATAGCAACCTTATGGGAGCGGTGTATGGAGGAGTCACTACATACTGAAAATAACAAGCCAACTATTGATTCTTACAATGAGCTTGATCAAGGCTCTCAAGAGGTTTTGAAAATATGTGAAGCCGCTTTTAAATTGGCTACACAAGAGGTTAATCGGCTTGCAGCTATCGTTAAAGAGTAACTTTCACATAGGAATTTATTTTATATGTGCTCTTAGAGTACATTACTTTTAGTAATTTGTACTCTTTGGCTGTATATGCCGACAACGATATAGATTTTAAAGTATTACTGTGAATTTATGGGGTAATACCATTATAAGCCGATTAATCCCCCTAGATTACTTACCTATCCTTGAAGAACTGTCCTACAGCCCGCTTCGTGTCATAAGCGGGCTGTAGGCATAGAATAACTAATCAATCATTAGAGTGAGACTATTTTCAGCTTTGGTGAGGTGGGATGATGATTGCTTTAGAGTTTAATAGGACACTCCGGTCGCTCCCTTCGTATCTGGATGTAAAGCCCCCTATTTTTTTCTCCAAGAAATCAAACCAACTTCTCCCTAGATTATCTATAAAATCAACAAATGAATCATCTACTCGATTGCTATAGCTAGGGGTCCAGATTAATTTAGGTTCATTTGAACCTTCGATTTCTACATAGCGATTTAAGGTCATATATAAAAAGCAATCTATTGAGGAGTAGGAGTGAGTCAATGCATCGCACGCTAAAGCTTGAACTAGAAAAGGCGAAATCCCAGTAAAGCCATCATTGATAAAGAATAAAACGCCGTTGGCGTTAGGAACATTAAAATGTTTTTTTGTTTCTTTGATTTGTTTGTTTGCTTTTTTTAAAATCCTAGTAATTCCCGGTCGGGCCAGTCTTATAAATTCAATCTTAAACCAATCTGGATAATAATCGCGCCCACCCATAAGCGAAGGTTTCCAATGTGGGCATTCATTTAGCAATTTTTCCATAATTTCTGAAAATTTTATTTTCGCACCTTCTTGATCAAGAAACTCAGTCTCAATCTCTTTTAGCTCTCCTATTATCTTATTGTCCATGAATGAATAGTCAGCATTTTCAAATGATGGATTCCCAGGTAAAACATCAGAAATGATACATCCCCCATACTCTCGGACAAACGAATGAAAAGTTTTTTCAACTGGCAAAGGGGAATGCGGACCAATGTCCCAAAAATTTACAGCGTTGCTCATATCAACCTCTTGATTAATTTCGAACAATACTTAACTAAATAAAATTGGAATATAACCAATCTAAAATCATATCACTAGATTGTGATAGGCTCCGTTAATTGAGTTTTAATATAACCTGTCACCAGATTGAGTTTCTGTCAATAAAGATCATTTTTTTGATTTCGATCTCAAAAATATTAAAAATTGCACCTGGATTTGAATGTATGGATCAAAATATATATTAATAGCCTACCCTGAGTGGCCTTCTACAGTCCGCCTCTCGCTCGCAGCGGACCTGACAGCTAACTGGTTAACCCGCACCAAACTATGAGCGGGCGTTACTGATACCAAGAAGTTAGCCTGTCCATGCCGTCGATACTCCATACGGTAAAGACCAAAACATATCGCTGGCGAAGCGTGGTCATAAGGTCCACCTGACTACATCCGACCCGGCGGCACATTTGTCTTACACGCTGGATGGTTCGCTGCCAAATCTTCAGGTCAGCATGATGAACAGCAGGATGCCGACCCAAATGCCCCCATTATGCCCCCAGCGCGCTATGTGAGTAAAAAACACGCTGCAAAATCAACAAAATATAATCAACTTGCTTAATTACTCTGCAATCGCGTGAAAACATGCAGAAAAATGCTATTTCCCTCTTGCCTCATTCGGTCTGTGCCGCTAATATTCGTCCCCGTTGTCACCTACAACGTTGCGTTCATAGCTCAGTTGGTTAGAGCACCACCTTGACATGGTGGGGGTCGTTGGTTCGAGTCCAATTGAACGCACCATCTCATATTTGTGCGTCCGTAGCTCAGTTGGTTAGAGCACCACCTTGACATGGTGGGGGTCGGTGGTTCGAGTCCACTCGGACGCACCATTCAGTTATCCAGTTATCTTCTTAAAACCCCTTATTTTTCCGAAATTTGCAGATACCGCAGCCAGACATGGTGTGTGCTCTGAAATGATTCTTGTACGCATTTTCCATTTCCATACCAGCCCACACTGATACTCTATATGTCGGTTGTTACCTGTCTGCAACTGAAGTGGTCAACTAAAACTGGCCACAGCTTTAGAGTTTTTCCAGTATCGGTTTTCCGATTCGTTTGGGGGTAACCCACCGTTATAGTCATGCGGCCTTAGCGAGCTGTAATAACCGACGATATAGTCTGTGATCGCATGAGCAGCTTCGCTAAAGTTTATATAACCTGTCACTGGCACCCACTCGTTTTTCAGACTTCTGAAGAAGCGTTCCATCGGGCTGTTGTCCCAACAGTTTCCACGTCGGCTCATACTCTGCCTGATCCGGCAACGCCACAGTAACTGCCGGAACTGCCTGCTTGTATAGTGGCTACCCTGGTCACTGTGGAACATCACTCCGGCTGGTTTACCGCGAGTTTCCCACGCCATTTCCAGCGCTTTGATGGTCAGCCTGCTGTCTGGTGAGAATGACATTGCCCAGCCCACCGGTTTCCTTGCGAACAGATCGAGAACAACAGCGAGGTAAGCCCAACGCTTGCCTGTCCAGATATACGTCACATCGCCGCACCACACCTGATTAGGCTCTGTCACTGCGAACTGTCGCTCAAGGCGATTCGGGATAACGATGTGTTCATGACCACCGCGTTTATACCGGTGGGTAGGTTGCTGACAACTCACCAGCCCCAGTTCTTTCATGAGCCTGCCGGCAAGCCAGCGTCCCATTCTGAAGCCTCTCAGGGTTGCCATAATCGCTATACTTCTTGCGCCAGCAGAGCCATGGCTGATGTTATGCAGCTCCAGAACCTGACTGCGTAACACCGCTCGCCTGCCGTCTGGCTTTTCGGGGCTTTTTTCCCAGTATTTGTAGCTGCTGCGATGAACCCCGAACACGTGGCAGAGTGTGACCACAGGATACTGCGCTCTGAGTTTCCCGATTAACGAGAACTGTTCAGGGAGTCTGACATCAAGAGCGCGGTTGTAGATTCAATTGGTCAACGCAACAGTTATGTGAAAACATGGGGTTGCGGAGGTTTTTTGAATGAGACGAACATTTACAGCAGAGGAAAAAGCCTCTGTTTTTGAACTATGGAAGAACGGAACAGGCTTCAGTGAAATAGCGAATATCCTGGGTTCAAAACCCGGAACGATCTTCACTATGTTAAGGGATACTGGCGGCATAAAACCCCATGAGCGTAAGCGGGCTGTAGCTCACCTGACACTGTCTGAGCGCGAGGAGATACGAGCTGGTTTGTCAGCCAAAATGAGCATTCGTGCGATAGCTACTGCGCTGAATCGCAGTCCTTCGACGATCTCACGTGAAGTTCAGCGTAATCGGGGCAGACGCTATTACAAAGCTGTTGATGCTAATAACCGAGCCAACAGAATGGCGAAAAGGCCAAAACCGTGCTTACTGGATCAAAATTTACCATTGCGAAAGCTTGTTCTGGAAAAGCTGGAGATGAAATGGTCTCCAGAGCAAATATCAGGATGGTTAAGGCGAACAAAACCACGTCAAAAAACGCTGCGAATATCACCTGAGACAATTTATAAAACGCTGTACTTTCGTAGCCGTGAAGCGCTACACCACCTGAATATACAGCATCTGCGACGGTCGCATAGCCTTCGCCATGGCAGGCGTCATACCCGCAAAGGCGAAAGAGGTACGATTATCATAGTGATCGGAACACCAATTCTCTAACGTTCCAGAAATATCGATATCAGGCGCTCTCTTGGGCATTGGGAGGGCGATTTAGTCTCAGGTACAAAAAACTCTCATATAGCCACACTTGTAGACCGAAAATCACGTTATACGATCATCCTTAGACTCAGGGGCAAAGATTCTGTCTCAGTAAATCAGGCTCTTACCGACAAATTCCTGAGTTTACCGTCAGAACTCAGAAAATCACTGACATGGGACAGAGGAATGGAACTGGCCAGACATCTAGAATTTACTGTCAGCACCGGCGTTAAAGTTTACTTCTGCGATCCTCAGAGTCCTTGGCAGCGGGGAACAAATGAGAACACAAATGGGCTAATTCGGCAGTACTTTCCTAAAAAGACATGTCTTGCCCAATATACTCAACATGAACTAGATCTGGTTGCTGCTCAGCTAAACAACAGACCGAGAAAGACACTGAAGTTCAAAACACCGAAAGAGATAATTGAAAGGGGTGTTGCATTGACAGATTGAATCTACAGTAGCCTTTTTTAATATGTCGTTTTCCATTTCAATGCGTTGTAGCTTTTTCTTCAGCTCACGTATTTCAATCTGTTCCGGGGTTATAGGGGAGGCTTTAGGTATTTTGCCCTGTCGTTCATCCCGCAACTGCTTTACCCATCGCGTCATGGTAGAAAGACCCACATTCATAGCACTGGCCGCAGCTGCAACGGTGTAGTTCTGATCAAGGACCAGTTGAGCGGATTCGCGTTTAAACTCTGCGCTGAAATTTCTTTTTTTCATTGGGACACCTGTATTGTTCTGAGATGAGCATATCACCTCTGTTCAGGTGGCCAAATTCAGTAAACCACTTCAAGTGACAGGTGTGTCAGACGAATGGCCAACCTGAGGTGTTACTGATTGTATAAAGTCTATCTTTGGACATTTTCCCCCTTTAATTAGTAATTAATTTACCTGATAATACTTACATAAGTATTTAACCATAATCTTTAAATCAGCGATATTTTAACCTCATAAATTAACGAGTATTTAATATCGTCAAAACATGATTATAACATTGATTAATACTTATACCTTATAATTCAAAGTTTTTTTTTGCAGAGATATTGTTGTTTTACCAAAGTGACGACGCTCTTTATCTTTAATAAAATCATAGTTCCTTAATACCGACTGCGAAGATATCTTGCCAGCGCGCAAACACTTATTAACAGGAATGACAATTTTTAAATTGTAATGTTATAGTCAATTCCAGAGAACATTAAAAAATGAGCATTGAAAAAGACCATAGCCACCCTCTTCTGGGTAACGGGTTCCTCAATGAGATAACGGCATTAAGACT is a window of Citrobacter sp. Marseille-Q6884 DNA encoding:
- a CDS encoding IS5-like element ISKpn26 family transposase; the protein is MSHQLTFADSEFSTKRRQTRKEIFLSRMEQILPWQNMVEVIEPFYPKAGNGRRPYPLETMLRIHCMQHWYNLSDGAMEDALYEIASMRLFARLSLDSALPDRTTIMNFRHLLEQHQLARQLFKTINRWLAEAGVMMTQGTLVDATIIEAPSSTKNKEQQRDPEMHQTKKGNQWHFGMKAHIGVDAKSGLTHSLVTTAANEHDLNQLGNLLHGEEQFVSADAGYQGAPQREELAEVDVDWLIAERPGKVKTLKQHPRKNKTAINIEYMKASIRARVEHPFRIIKRQFGFVKARYKGLLKNDNQLAMLFTLANLFRVDQMIRQWERSQ
- a CDS encoding HNH endonuclease, which encodes MAYNTIEQALESFRRRYNENEFTCIVNKISSGYVYIVKPKSKVKHNQNNCSQMDNAKKVNLVSLSESLVDTPVYVKKTTPAVSSLATAALSKVKTLPIKKTKNIEDETVSDEAIKAVIACRAKRKKPVPYVREEFTANAALNINQHDSERPRCIYCGDYRSGIVRDHVVSVAWRGGVRHYDRSHTVPACPQCNSLLGDKPIHNIADRAAFLIGAIAHHERRYLCTVDRTQDELAEMDHFLAISVKSAMYEKAVALQRIEYAKQVAAGYYDYATIKHLVKQGREIS
- a CDS encoding MerR family transcriptional regulator, which codes for MSYSIGEFANLCGITATTLRAWQRRYGLLKPQRTDGGHRQYSDDDIQQALKILDWVKKGVPISQVKPLLARPDAQRMNNWLTLQESMLQRLKEGKIEPLRQLIYDAGREYPRPELVSEVLRPLRVKVSANVPVMMTLREILDGIIISYTSFCLEGDKRAPGDNYLITGWHLTDPCEIWLEALCRTGQGHRIDVLPMPPATLAPDIFPEHKWLLVTSSKLTEVRKKQIDLWQQQVRSLDVISL
- a CDS encoding YbgA family protein, translating into MNMQPFIGISGCLTGSAVRFDGGHKRAAFVMDRLGRWVSFRPICPEMAMGLPVPRPALRLVQTTAGDIHMRFSHAPHEDVTGKMADFCEGYLSGLGELSGFIVCAKSPSCGMERVRLYDEKGNPGRKEGVGVFTAALMEKYPWLPVEEDGRLHDPVLRENFVERVFALHELNTLRKNGLTRRVMLDFHSRYKLQLLAHHQAGYREIGPFVASLHEWEDLEAFFDLYRDKLMAILKKPALRKNHTNVLMHIQGYFRKQLTTRQRGELRETILNYHAGLLPILAPMTLLKHYLAEYPDGYLSMQNYFDPYPPGLALRLAVN
- a CDS encoding GIY-YIG nuclease family protein, whose protein sequence is MAGETNGYVYILEVSDIDLPVCKIGMTTRDPTSRCDEINKSSTGDFIWAVSHSIFVSDCKKLERLIHQKLSPLRQKRREFFNLRADDAYKAVMSIFESQDEIQIMIESKSKSLSIINPDHKVKKNQSYLSRHSSAEYAEILQSFCEVLGVKGRAFGQLNKPFFGMSDGNEGVQWNISVCTQNNKIRMGVNLEGKKYKDWPIAKLIKSELAAPGLLSVMQESDSEDEIIMAFYRDAWQVTSRPEIREKYIGGREFNLNELTHGEWKRILNEALNCLDKERDYKRRNMQDVTIVNKNGSVLVRTMPVSPHLTIWSPLIIDDNIDSSIRNKFNQLIHIHRWMMQLS